DNA from Salinispora arenicola:
TTCCTGGTCCTGTTCATACTCACCGCTATTTGCGCTGTTTGGATGCACCTGACCGTGGTTCGCATGTTGCACGGTGAATCGCCCCAGCTTGCCGACCATTTCGAGAAGCCAGAACCCGTTGACCAGCCGACCGCTCCGGCTACGGCGGCGACCCGTGTGCCTGAGGAGGCCCGCGAATGAATACCACGAGTTCCGCCCGAAAAGCCGGCCGCGCCGGCAACGGCGAATGGTTGGAGTCCTGGAACCCAGAGGACGATGCCACCTGGGACAAGGGCCTGGCCTGGCGCACCCTCTGGATCAGCACCTTCACGCTGACCCTGTGCTTCACATCGTGGTTTCTCGCCTCCGCGATCGCCCCGAAACTGACGAACCTCGGCTTCGACCTCACCACCAGCCAGCTCTACTGGCTGACCGCCATGCCCGGCCTGGCCGGCGGCCTCATGCGCCTGATCTGGATGGTGCTGCCGCCGATCATGGGCACCCGCAAGATGGTCACCCTGACCACCGTGCTCCTGCTGCTCCCAGTCGTGGGCTGGGGGATTTTCGTTCAGGATCCGAGCACGCCATTCTGGGTGCTGCTGTCGTTGTCGTTCCTGTCCGGCATCGGCGGCGGAGCGTTCTCCGGCTTCATGCCGAGTACCTCCTACTTCTTCCCCCGCCGACGCCAGGGCACCGCGCTGGGCATCCAGGCCGGCATCGGCAACTTCGGGGTCTCGCTGGTGCAGCTGCTGACCCCGTGGGTCATCGGCTTCTCGATGATCGGTTTCCTCGGCAGTTCCCGGCCGATGGCCACCGCACCCGGCGAACCCGCTCGCGACGTCTGGTACCAGAACGCGGCGTACATCTACATTCCGTTCATCATCGTCGGTGCGGTGCTCGCCTGGACCATGCTGCGTTCGGTCCCCGTCAAGGCGAACATCCGGCAGCAGTTCGACATCTTCCGCAACGTCGACACGTGGTGGATGACGCTGCTCTACATCATGACCTTCGGCACCTTCGCCGGGCTGTCCGCCCAGTTCGGACTGCTGATGAAGAACCTCTACGGTGCCGGCAACCCCGACATCGTGCAGGGCACCGGAGCCACCGCCCAGCTGCTCGTTGACGGCTACTCCGTACCCGATCCGATCAAGTTCGTCTTCCTCGGCCCGCTGGTCGGCGCCGCGGCCCGCGTCGCGTTCAGTCCGCTGACCGACAAGTTCGGTGGTGCCCGGTGGACCCTGATATCCGGAGTCGGGCTCGTCGCCTCCATCGGATTCACCATCACCGCGCTCCGACCCGACACCAGCTCGGCCGCCACGCTGGATGCCGGCTTCGACCGATTCCTCTGGGGCATGCTCGCGATCTTCCTGTTCAGCGGAATCGGCAACGCGTCCACCTTCAAGCAGATGCCGATGATCTTCGAACGCCGGCAGGCTGGCGGCGTCATCGGCTGGACGGCCGCGATCGCCGCGTTTGGCCCGTTCTTCTTCGGCGTCGGCCTGACGATCATGTCCCCAACCGCCTTCTACCTCATCGGACTGGCGTTCGCGGTCCTCTGCGTCATGATCACCTGGCTGCGCTACGCCCGCCCTGGAGCACCGAAACCCAGCTGACCCTCCCGGTCAGGCGCCAGGCGGGTCGTTTCCCTCAGCCGCCCAGCCGCACGCGTCAGTGGCGTACGACGACCGAGCCGGGCTGATCTCGTTGACCAGCAACGAGATCAGCCCGGCATTTCGGTACCTACCACTCGCCGCACGATGGGCCGGACCGCCCGGAGGTTGCGTCCGTACCCGAGACGGCGCATCCGTTCCACCCGTCGGCAGGACCGTGTGGCCTGGCGTCAGGCGAGGGTGCTCCAGTAATCCCAGAAGCGATGCAGGATCGCGGCGACGATGACCGCGTACCAGACGACGAGTACCAGGCTGTGGTAGCGGGCGACGCGCTCCGCGCCGGCACGGACGGTGCGGGGCAGCATGGTGGCGCTGTCACGCAGGGTCCGCAGGGTGGTGTAGAGAAAAATCGGCATGGTCACCGCCCAGACCACCATGCAGTACGGGCACAGGGCGCCGATGTTGTAGAGGCTCTGGTAGATGAGCCAGTGCACGAAGGCGACACCGAGGATGACACCACCCTGCAGGGCGAGCCACCACCAACGAGGAAACTGTGCGCCGGCGAGCAGGGCAGCGCCCATGGTGGTGACCGCGGCGAACCCGGCGATACCGAGCAGTGGGTTGGGGATGCCGAACACCTCGGCCTGCGCGGTGCTCATCACCGAGCCGCAGGACAGGATCGGATTGATGCTGCAGGTGGGGACATACCCCGGATCGGCGAGCAGGTTGATCTTTTCGACGGTGAGGATCGTTGCGGCGAGCAGGCCGACGGCACCGCCGACAGTGAGAACCCACGCGGTGACGGTGTTCAGGAAACGCCCGTCCGCGGGGGCGGTGGCAGGTCGGACAGCCGTTGCCGACGTCATCCGGCAAGTGCGGCGTCGATCATGGCGGTCAGGTCGTCCTTGCTGCGCAGGTCGGTCAGCGGGCTCCCGTTGAGGAAGAACGTGGGGGTGCCCTGCACTCCGACGGCCTCACCGTCGGCCCGATCCCTCGCGACCCGCGCGACGGTGGCAGGGTCGTCAAGGTCTCGCTGGAACCGGTCCATGTCCAGGCCGAGGGCACGGGCGTAGTCGAGGAAGACCTCGGTCTGCGGCTCCTCCTTGTGCCCCCAGACGCTCTGGTTCTCGAAGAGCATCTCGTACATGCCGCGGAACTGGCCCTGGTTGGCCGCGGCCTGCGCGGTGTGGGCGGCGAGTTCGGCGTTGGGGTGGCTGGGTATGGGGAAATACCGCACCACGAAGGTGATCTGTCCCTCGTAGGCGGTGAGGATCTCCTTGACCGCCGGGTATGCCGCAGCGCACGCCTCGCACTCGAAGTCGAGGAACTCCACCAAGGTGACCTTGCCGTCGGTTGCGGTCGCCAATCGGTGACTCTCGTCACGGACCAGGACAGCAGGGTCTACCGTGCCGCCAGCCGTCTCGGCGGTGGGAATCGCGTCGCGGCGGTTGACCGCCAGCACGACGACCACCACCAGTATCAGCGCCACGACCGCGGCGAGGGTAAGCCGGGTGTTCCTCGTCATCTCTCCATCCCCTGTCGGTCGGTCCGAAGCGGCGTCCGGCGCCCCCTGAACTGGCGCGGTGCCGAAGGCAAAGGTACCGGGATCGCTGCCCCGGGATGCCGACTCAGCGGCGGACCTGCCGATCGCGTTCGGCCAGGTCAGCCAACATCCGGTTGTACGCGGCCAGTTCAGCGTCCTCGCGTCCTTCGGCTTCGGCGCGGTCGGCGGCCCGGTCACGACGACGGGCCTCCCGCTCGTCGGCCTTCATCCACTGACGCATCAAGGCACCCAGCACGACTACGGTGGGCAACTCACCGAAGGACCACGCGATGCCGCCAGCGGTGCGCTGGTCCGCCAGTGGGGTGGGACCCCACGGACGTTCCAACGCGATCCACCAGTTCTCCGCGATCAGAGTGGTGGACTGCATGAGCGTGACACCGAGGAACGCGTGCAACACCATGCTGATCAGGACCAGGATCAGCTTCAACGGATGGGGGATGCGTCGCGGCGCGGGGTCGACGCCGATGACGAC
Protein-coding regions in this window:
- a CDS encoding MFS transporter, coding for MNTTSSARKAGRAGNGEWLESWNPEDDATWDKGLAWRTLWISTFTLTLCFTSWFLASAIAPKLTNLGFDLTTSQLYWLTAMPGLAGGLMRLIWMVLPPIMGTRKMVTLTTVLLLLPVVGWGIFVQDPSTPFWVLLSLSFLSGIGGGAFSGFMPSTSYFFPRRRQGTALGIQAGIGNFGVSLVQLLTPWVIGFSMIGFLGSSRPMATAPGEPARDVWYQNAAYIYIPFIIVGAVLAWTMLRSVPVKANIRQQFDIFRNVDTWWMTLLYIMTFGTFAGLSAQFGLLMKNLYGAGNPDIVQGTGATAQLLVDGYSVPDPIKFVFLGPLVGAAARVAFSPLTDKFGGARWTLISGVGLVASIGFTITALRPDTSSAATLDAGFDRFLWGMLAIFLFSGIGNASTFKQMPMIFERRQAGGVIGWTAAIAAFGPFFFGVGLTIMSPTAFYLIGLAFAVLCVMITWLRYARPGAPKPS
- a CDS encoding DsbA family protein — its product is MTRNTRLTLAAVVALILVVVVVLAVNRRDAIPTAETAGGTVDPAVLVRDESHRLATATDGKVTLVEFLDFECEACAAAYPAVKEILTAYEGQITFVVRYFPIPSHPNAELAAHTAQAAANQGQFRGMYEMLFENQSVWGHKEEPQTEVFLDYARALGLDMDRFQRDLDDPATVARVARDRADGEAVGVQGTPTFFLNGSPLTDLRSKDDLTAMIDAALAG
- a CDS encoding vitamin K epoxide reductase family protein, which translates into the protein MTSATAVRPATAPADGRFLNTVTAWVLTVGGAVGLLAATILTVEKINLLADPGYVPTCSINPILSCGSVMSTAQAEVFGIPNPLLGIAGFAAVTTMGAALLAGAQFPRWWWLALQGGVILGVAFVHWLIYQSLYNIGALCPYCMVVWAVTMPIFLYTTLRTLRDSATMLPRTVRAGAERVARYHSLVLVVWYAVIVAAILHRFWDYWSTLA